Part of the Deltaproteobacteria bacterium genome, CGTCGACCGCCTCGTCGGCGACGTGTCGCGCGACTCGCTCGCCGTCGCTCGCGAGGCCGAAGCGCTATATCGCGCCGTCACCCGCGAGACCGGCGCGCGCGCGGGCAGCGTGCGCGATGCCGTGCGCAGCTCGCCGCGGTTCGCGCGCGTGCTGGCCGAAGCGGCGCGCACGATCGCGAGCTACCGCATCTACCGGGCGCGCGCCGACGTCGCCGGATCGCGCGCCGACGCGGTCGACGCCCTCCACCGGCGCAACGCCGAGCGCATCTACGAGCTGTGCGTCCAGTTGCGGGGCGGCATCCTCAAGCTCGGCCAGTTCGCGTCGGCGCGCGTCGACCTGCTGCCGCCGGCGTACGTCGACGCGCTCGGCCGCCTGCAAGACCGCGTGCCGCCGGTCGACGCGTCCTCGATCCGCGCCCGCGTCGAGGACGAACTCGGCCGGCCGGTCGACGACCTGTTCGCGTCGTTCGACGACGAGCCGATCGCCGCCGCGTCGCTGGCGCAGGTCCACGGCGCCGTCCTTCCCGACGGGACGCGCGTCGCGGTGAAGGTACAACTTCCCGGGATCGAGTCGATCATCGACACGGACCTCGCCGCGCTGCGCACGGTCGCCCGCATGCTCGGCGACCTGCCGATCGCGGGCGACATCGACACCGTGGCCGCCGAGCTGTCGCGCTCGGTCCGCGCCGAACTCGACTTTGCCGCCGAAGCGGACGCCGCCGAACGGTTCCGCGCGCGCTTCCGCGACCGCGACGACGTCGTCGTCCCGCGCGTCTGTCGCGAGCGGTCGTCGCGCCGGGTGCTCACGCTCGAGCGCATCGACGGCGACCGGCTCGTCGACTGGCTCGACCGGGCCGACGCCGGCGAGCGCGACACCGCGCTGGCGACGCTGATCCGCTGCTTCTGCGAACAGGTGCTCGTGTGCGGCGAGTTCCATGCGGACCCGCATCCGGGCAACTTCCTCGTGCTGCCGGGCGGCCGCATCGCGCTGCTCGACTTCGGCAGTGTGCAAGCTCTCACTCCGTCGCGGCGGCGCGCGTACGCCCAACTCGCGACCGCGATCGTGGCCGGCGACGGCCCGCGCACGACCGCGCTGATGGCGGAGCTCGGGTTTGCCACGCGCGACGGCGACCCGGACGCCCTGCGCGCCTTCGCGGACGCATTCCTCGACGCATTCCGCGACACCGCGACGACGTTCGACGCGCGCGCCCTCGATCCGCGCGCCGAGTTCGAGCGGGCGCTGGCGCTCGCGCGCCGCCACCCGATCGCGCGCGTCCCGGCCGACTTCGTCCAGCTCGGCCGCGTATTCGCGACGTTGGGAGGACTCGTCCTGCACTACCGGCCGCGCATCAACCTGTTCGCGCTGATCGCCCCACACCTGGCTCGCGCCACCGCGATATAATTCGCCGGTGAGTACGGCGCTGTACCGCGCGCGACTGCGCGCGTGCCCGGGCTGTCGCACGCCGATGCGACAGGTGGCGCTGCGCAGCATGCGAGGCCGCGGCGGCGTCGACCTGTGCGACCGCTGCGGCGGCGTGTTCCTCGAGTTCTTCGACGGCGAACCGTCGGCGCTGTCGAAAGAGATCAAGCAGCACCTGCAACACACCGAGACGCAGCACCGCGCGCCGCTCGGCCACGGCGACCCGCTCGCGTGCCCCGACTGCGAGCGGACCATGGACGTGCATCCGTACCTCGACGAGGGGCCGCACATCGCGCGCTGCAACCGGTGCATGGCGGTGTTCGCCACTCCCGAGCAGATCCTCGCGCTGTCCGCGTTTCAGTTCATTCAGGACACCCCGCCCTGGTACACCCGACTCGTCGACTTGCTCCGTAGTATGTTCGCCGGGCCGTGAAGGTCCACCTCATCGACGGGACGTTCGAGCTGTTTCGCGCGCACTACGGCGCCCCGTCGGCCCGCTCGCCAGACGGCCGCGAGGTCGGCGCGACGCGCGGGCTGCTGCGATCTCTGGCGGCGCTGTTGCGCGAGCCGGACTGCACCGACATCGCGGTCGCGTTCGATCGCGTGATCGAGTCGTTTCGCAACGAGCTGTTTACCGGCTACAAGACCGGCGACGGCATCGACCCGGACTTGCTCGCCCAGTTTCCGCTCGCCGAACGCGCCGCGGCGGCGCTCGGCGTCGTCGTGTGGCCGATGGTCGAGTTCGAGGCGGACGACGCCCTCGCCACCGCCGCCGCGCGGTGGGCCGACGCGCCGGACGTCGACACCGTACTGATCTGTTCGCCCGACAAGGACCTCGCCCAGTGCGTGCGCGGCGACCGCGTGGTCACCTTCGACCGCATTCGCCGCCGCCTCGTCGACGAGGCCGCGGTCGTGGCGAAGTTCGGCGTCGGCCCGGCGTCGATTCCCGACTGGCTCGCGCTCGTCGGCGACAAAGCCGACGGCATCCCGGGCATCCCGCGGTGGGGCGCCAAATCGGCTGCCGCCGTGCTCGCGCGCTACCGCCACATCGACGCCATCCCCGACGACCCCGCGGCGTGGGACGTGCAGGTCCGCGGCGCCGGCGCACTCGCCGCCAGCCTGCGCGCCCACCGGGACGAGGCGGCGCTGTACCGCACGCTCGCGACGCTGCGCACCGACGTGCCGCTGTCCGAATCCCTCGCCGACTTGCGCTGGCGAGGCGCGCATCGCGACGCGATCGCCGCGATATGCGCCGAACTCGGCGAGACGGCGCTGCTCGACCGGATCGACACATGGCGGTGAGGCGCATCGCGATCGAGGCGGTCAGTCGCAGCGGTCCACAGCTCGCGATGGCGTTTTCCGCCGACGGGTTGGCGTTCCACACGACCACCTGGTACGAGGGCGTCGACCTCGGTGACCTCGAGCGCCGGTTCGGCGCCCGCTACCTGCACAAGGTCTACTTTCACATCGCGGCGTTCGAGCTGCTCAAGCTCGTGAGCCTCCGCCCGGCCGTGGCGGACCTCGGCCCGTTTCGCGCGCTGCACACCGACGCGTTCGAGCTGCTGTGGCGTCGCGTCCTCGACGGCGTGTGGGGCCAGTGGCGCTACGAGAACGACGCGCCCGACTACCGCGGCCCCGCGCTCGCCAGCACGCCGGTGCCGCCGCACCACGTGCCGGAGCCGGCCGCCACGGTCGCCGGCGACGTGGACGTGCTCGCGTTCGTCGGCGGCGGCAAGGACAGCCTGGTCGCCGCAAAGCTGCTCGAGCGCGGCGGTGTGCGCTATGCGTCGCTCGCCTACGCGCACGACAGCTACGGCGCGGCCGCGCCGCAGCACGCGCTGATCGACGCGCTGGTCGACCGCTGCGCGCCCGCTCGCCGCCACCGTCTGTGGATCCGCGACGACTTCGTCGGTTCGCCGGTGGCGCGCCTCACCGGCCACGCCCGCACCGTGACGGCCGCGGAGACGCCCACGTCGATCTTCGCGGCGGTGCCGCTGGCCCTCGCCCACGGCTATCGGTGGCTCGCGCTCGCGCACGAGGCGAGCGCAAACGAGCCGAACCTGGTGTGGGACGCCACCGGCGAGCCGATCAACCACCAATGGGGTAAGTCGTACGACGCCCAGCGCCTGGTCGACGCCTACCTCGCGTCGGAACTCGTCGCCGACCTGCGCTACGTGTCGCCGCTGCAGCCGGTGCACGATCCGGTGGTGTTTTACTTGCTCAACCGCGATCGCGACGCCGTCGCCGCAACCCACAGTTGCAACATCACCAAACCGTGGTGTTGGCGATGCGCCAAGTGCGCCTACGTGTGGCTCGGCTACATGGCGTACTTGCCGCGCGCGGCGGTCGAGCCGCTGTTGGCCGTGCCGATCCTGTCGTCGCCCGCCACCCGGCCGGCGTTTCGCCAGCTGATGGGGCTCGCCGAACGCACGCCGTTCGAGTGCGTCGGCACCGCCGGCGAGACCCACCTGGCGCTCGCGCTGGCGCGCGCGCGCGGCTGGCGCGGCGACGCGATCGACCTGTTCGAACGCGAGATCGCGCCAATCGACGTCGCGGCGGCGTGCGACCGCTACCTATCCGTCGCCGGCGACCGCATTGCGCCAGGGCCGATCCGCGATACGGTGCTGCCACAACTACAAGACGCCGCGCGCGACGCACGCGCTCACATCGAGGAGATGCTGTCATGACCGAAGCACTCGCCGCATTTCGAGCGGAGGTCCGCAACTGGATCGCCGCCAACAAACCCCCAAAGCCGCCGTTCAAATTGCCGCAGAGCTTTCTGGAGGTGGAATCGGACGAGCAGTTCCGCTACCTGCGCGACTGGCAGCGCAAAGTGTACGACGCCGGCTACCTGGGCTGGGACGTTCCACAAGAGTACGGTGGCCGCGGCGTCGACCGCGACCGCCACGCGATCGTCATGCAGGAGCTGATGCGCGCGGACGCGCCGTTTCTCGTCAACACGATCGGCTTGCAGTGGGCCGGACCGACGATCTTGACGTACGGCACCGAGGCGCAAAAGAAAAAGTACTTGCCCGGCATCCTGTCGGCGGACGAGATCTGGTGCCAGGGGTTTTCCGAACCGGAGTACGGCTCTGACCTGGCCGGGCTGCAGACGCGCGCGGTCGCCACCGCCGACGGCTGGAAGGTGACCGGCCACAAGGTGTGGACCACCCTCGCCCACGTCGCCAAGTGGATGATCCTGCTCGCCCGCACCGATCCCGACGCGCCGAAGTACGAGGGCCTGTCCTACTTTCTGTTCCCGATGGACGCGCCGGGCGTGACCGTCGAGCCGCTGATCAAGATGACCGGCGAGGGCGGCTTCAACCAGGTGATCTTCGACGAGGCGCCGATGCCGAAGGACGCCCTGCTCGGCGAACTCGGGCAGGGCTGGAAGATCGCGCTCACGACCCTGATGTTCGAGCGCGGCGCCGCCGACACCGCCAACCGCGAGCGCGCCGAGCAAGATCGCAAGCTGCTCGCCCGCGTGGTCGACTTGGCTCGCCGCCGCGAGCGCGACGGCGAACCGGTCGCGGACGACCCGGTGTTTCGCGATCGCATCGCCCAGTTGTGGATCGAAGTCGAGGCGCTGCGCCTCGGCACGCTGCGCGCGCGCGTGCCCGGGCTCGTCGCCGACCGGCCGATGGCCCTGCCGTTTTCGCACAAGCTGGTCTACTCCGAGTGGATGCAGCGGCTCGGCCGGCTGGCGACCGACATCCTCGGGCCGGACGCGCCGTTGTGGCTCGGCGATCCGAACGCGCCCGACGGCGCCGAGTGGCCGCGCATGTACATGAACTCGTACGGGTTCACCATTGGCGGCGGCACCAGCGAGATCCAGCGCAACATCCTCGGCGAGCGCATCCTCGGCCTGCCGAAGAGCAAGTGACACCGAGCGTTTCGGAGAATCGATGATGAGGCAACTTCCTGGACTGGCCGACATCCCCGACGACTTTGGCTACACGGACGAGGTGGATCTCGTGCGCAAGTCGGCGCAGCGGCTGATGGCCGAGCGTTGTCCGATGCACGTCGTACGCGCGCTCGACCGCGACGAGCGCGGCTGGGATCGCAGCCTGTGGGACGAGATGGCCGCCCTCGGCTGGCTCGGGCTGGCGCTGCCCGAGGCGTGCGGCGGGGCGGCGCTCGGCACCGTCGCGCTCGCGACCGCGCTCGAACAGACGGGCCGCGCGTGCCTGCCCGGCCCGCTGTTTTCGTCGTCGCTGGCGGCGCTGGCGCTCGTCGACGCCGGCGCAGTGGATGCGTGCGCACCGCTGGCGACCGGCTCGCGGATCGCGACGCTCGGTCTCACCGAGCCGGACGCATCCTGGCACCCCGAAGATACGCGCGCCACCGCGGAGAAGTCCGGGCCGGACTACGTGCTCAACGGCGTCAAGACGCACGTGATGTGGGCGGCGGACGCCGACCTGCTGGTCGCGCCGTTTCACGTCGGCGACGACATCCGCGTATTCGCGATCGACCTGCCGCACGAGCGCGTCGCGATCGAACCCGAGGTGTGCGTCGACCGGACGCGGCGCACGGCCCGGGTCGTGTTCGACGACGCGCGGGTCGGGCCGGCGGCGCTGTTGCCCGGGGGCACCCTGGCGGCGTGGCGGCGGACGCTCACGCGCGGCCGCGCACTGCTCGCGGCCGAAATGGTCGGCGCGGCCGAGGCGCTGCTCGTCATGACCCGCGACTACGCCAACGAACGCATCCAGTTCGGCCGCCCGATCGGCTCGTTCCAGGCGGTCAAGCACCCGATCGTCAACGTGATGCTCGCGGTCGAGGCCGCCCGCAGCCACGCCTACGCCGCCGCGGCCGCGATCGACGTCGACGTGGACGCGGCCGAGGTTCCGTCGCGCATGGCGAAGGCGGCGGCGACCGACGCGCTCACGTTCGCCGCGGACCGCGCGATCCAACTGCACGGCGGCTTCGGCTTCACCTACGACTGCGACGCGCACTTCTACTTCAAGCGCGGCCTGTGGGCGGCCGCGACGTTGGGCGACGCGGCACATCACCGCCGCGAGCTGGCCTCGGAACTGTTCGGCGACTGAACGCCAGCGCATCGCCCGCCGCGACCGACGCCGTCGCCCGCCGGAGT contains:
- a CDS encoding AarF/ABC1/UbiB kinase family protein, whose product is PVHRAADRRIPPRTGASRAPAHRGRQTPDATGRPTPPARAPPPGPPSAGNRVRRPGGLTRRITMYHNVAQDDGRRPTARRAPVRPHPPGRAQRTGAARAHPRVARVRAARARQPARRVRVEPGPQRPAKRVRPGRRHRRRRPRRRALRTRRRCPRPARRAGRPRLAAARTRDQRGVRALQRHLAARPARVRVGARPAGRARVPLHRLHPDAPGGHHAMTTTAAHPAARAVDQALTAVGRVLGHVDRLVGDVSRDSLAVAREAEALYRAVTRETGARAGSVRDAVRSSPRFARVLAEAARTIASYRIYRARADVAGSRADAVDALHRRNAERIYELCVQLRGGILKLGQFASARVDLLPPAYVDALGRLQDRVPPVDASSIRARVEDELGRPVDDLFASFDDEPIAAASLAQVHGAVLPDGTRVAVKVQLPGIESIIDTDLAALRTVARMLGDLPIAGDIDTVAAELSRSVRAELDFAAEADAAERFRARFRDRDDVVVPRVCRERSSRRVLTLERIDGDRLVDWLDRADAGERDTALATLIRCFCEQVLVCGEFHADPHPGNFLVLPGGRIALLDFGSVQALTPSRRRAYAQLATAIVAGDGPRTTALMAELGFATRDGDPDALRAFADAFLDAFRDTATTFDARALDPRAEFERALALARRHPIARVPADFVQLGRVFATLGGLVLHYRPRINLFALIAPHLARATAI
- a CDS encoding flap endonuclease, which translates into the protein MKVHLIDGTFELFRAHYGAPSARSPDGREVGATRGLLRSLAALLREPDCTDIAVAFDRVIESFRNELFTGYKTGDGIDPDLLAQFPLAERAAAALGVVVWPMVEFEADDALATAAARWADAPDVDTVLICSPDKDLAQCVRGDRVVTFDRIRRRLVDEAAVVAKFGVGPASIPDWLALVGDKADGIPGIPRWGAKSAAAVLARYRHIDAIPDDPAAWDVQVRGAGALAASLRAHRDEAALYRTLATLRTDVPLSESLADLRWRGAHRDAIAAICAELGETALLDRIDTWR
- a CDS encoding acyl-CoA dehydrogenase; protein product: MTEALAAFRAEVRNWIAANKPPKPPFKLPQSFLEVESDEQFRYLRDWQRKVYDAGYLGWDVPQEYGGRGVDRDRHAIVMQELMRADAPFLVNTIGLQWAGPTILTYGTEAQKKKYLPGILSADEIWCQGFSEPEYGSDLAGLQTRAVATADGWKVTGHKVWTTLAHVAKWMILLARTDPDAPKYEGLSYFLFPMDAPGVTVEPLIKMTGEGGFNQVIFDEAPMPKDALLGELGQGWKIALTTLMFERGAADTANRERAEQDRKLLARVVDLARRRERDGEPVADDPVFRDRIAQLWIEVEALRLGTLRARVPGLVADRPMALPFSHKLVYSEWMQRLGRLATDILGPDAPLWLGDPNAPDGAEWPRMYMNSYGFTIGGGTSEIQRNILGERILGLPKSK
- a CDS encoding acyl-CoA dehydrogenase — its product is MMRQLPGLADIPDDFGYTDEVDLVRKSAQRLMAERCPMHVVRALDRDERGWDRSLWDEMAALGWLGLALPEACGGAALGTVALATALEQTGRACLPGPLFSSSLAALALVDAGAVDACAPLATGSRIATLGLTEPDASWHPEDTRATAEKSGPDYVLNGVKTHVMWAADADLLVAPFHVGDDIRVFAIDLPHERVAIEPEVCVDRTRRTARVVFDDARVGPAALLPGGTLAAWRRTLTRGRALLAAEMVGAAEALLVMTRDYANERIQFGRPIGSFQAVKHPIVNVMLAVEAARSHAYAAAAAIDVDVDAAEVPSRMAKAAATDALTFAADRAIQLHGGFGFTYDCDAHFYFKRGLWAAATLGDAAHHRRELASELFGD